A single window of Bos javanicus breed banteng chromosome 19, ARS-OSU_banteng_1.0, whole genome shotgun sequence DNA harbors:
- the TEFM gene encoding transcription elongation factor, mitochondrial encodes MTVPSLLLAGGRWRCFPLPLASSLFQALHNSCCRKESTAPKKIIPHIDFSDETAKESGKTLDKLFSSEQQASILHVLNTASNKELEAFKLLRGKKSFNIVEHRKKFGPFQNLESLMNVPLFQYKITIQVCNSILNPETGGKKKKLQESRLLRKLIKPEIGRERVKAVNSIVSIVSGTRRIAWAHLDRKLAVLDWQQTEYCQLMKGSYLSSVYLEEISSIISKMPKADFYVLEKAGPSFQNPSLFPVLLHFHMTEAMLYALLNTTFAQDGHHQVLSMNRNAVGKHFELMIGDTRTSGKEVVKQLLSESVLKDEPRVFFPPEKIVRYRQMFSSTEHNRVEELYDSLLQAIAFYELAVFNTES; translated from the exons ATGACCGTCCCTAGTCTCCTCTTGGCGGGAG ggAGATGGAGATGTTTTCCACTTCCATTAGCGTCATCCTTATTCCAGGCCCTACATAATTCCTGCTGTCGGAAAGAATCCACTGCACCAAAGAAAATCATTCCCCATATTGATTTTTCTGATGAGACTGCAAAGGAGTCTGGAAAGACACTTGACAAGCTCTTTTCTTCAGAACAGCAGGCTTCCATCTTGCATGTGTTGAATACAGCATCTAATAAAGAACTTGAAGCTTTCAAATTGCTTCGTGGAAAAAAGTCCTTCAATATTGTAGAACACAGAAAAAAGTTTGGACCATTTCAGAATTTGGAGAGTTTAATGAATGTGCCCTTGTTCCAGTATAAAATCACCATTCAAGTTTGTAACTCCATTCTTAATCCAGagactggagggaaaaaaaagaagttacaggAAAGTCGGCTCTTGAGAAAGCTCATCAAACCAGAAATAGGAAGAGAGAGAGTTAAG GCAGTTAATAGTATTGTATCCATTGTTTCTGGTACTCGAAGAATTGCCTGGGCTCACCTCGATCGTAAATTGGCAGTGCTGGATTGGCAGCAAACCGAATATTGCCAGTTGATGAAAGGATCATACCTATCATCTGTCTATTTAGAAGAG ATTTCTTCAATCATTTCAAAGATGCCTAAAGCTGACTTCTATGTTCTGGAAAAAGCAGGACCTTCATTTCAGAACCCGTCTCTGTTTCCTGTGCTGTTACATTTTCATATGACAGAAGCCATGCTGTACGCCTTACTGAATACAACGTTTGCCCAGGATGGTCATCATCAGGTGCTGAGCATGAATCGAAATGCAGTGGGGAAGCATTTTGAGCTGATGATTGGGGACACACGGACTAGTGGAAAAGAGGTGGTGAAGCAGCTCCTCTCAGAGTCTGTACTGAAAGATGAGCCTCGGGTATTCTTCCCACCAGAGAAGATAGTCCGCTACAGACAGATGTTTTCATCTACTGAACACAACAGAGTGGAGGAGTTATATGATTCATTATTACAAGCTATTGCCTTCTATGAACTGGCTGTTTTTAATACTGAATCTTAA